One segment of Lutra lutra chromosome 12, mLutLut1.2, whole genome shotgun sequence DNA contains the following:
- the CCDC68 gene encoding coiled-coil domain-containing protein 68: MTTVTRTTEVPPRGKREDNSALYESTSAHVIEETEYVKKIRATLEKIRNQVFKDEVGHKHTNDKLETKHCRNIGNGSDSEMDPSCGHLDLLMERMKGKEEQLLEMNKENEILKIKLEASRQAGAAALRNMAHRLFEIYQTQSEEVRKNHEAGKHLLEVNKLEKEQQLKQHVENLNQIAEKLEEKHKQITELENLVERMEKEKKTLLEKKLSLENKLLQLKSNATYAKSCHNLQMEISLLQEQISHLQFVIHSQHQNLRGVIQEMEGLKNNLKEQDKRIENLKEKVNILEAQNKELKTKVALWSETPRTTVSKSVSTSELETVDMTPYVMLIKLRK, from the exons ATGACAACAGTAACAAGGACCACAGAAGTCCCCCCAAGGGGTAAAAGAGAAGATAATTCTGCCTTGTATGAGTCCACATCAGCTCACGTTATTGAAGAAACTGAATATGTGAAAAAG atccGAGCTACTCTGGAAAAGATCCGAAACCAAGTTTTTAAAGATGAAGTAGGACATAAGCATACAAATGACAAACTAGAAACAAAG CACTGTCGAAACATTGGAAATGGCTCTGATTCTGAAATGGACCCCTCTTGTGGCCATTTAGATCTGCTCATGGAaaggatgaaaggaaaggaagagcagctcttagaaatgaacaaagaaaatgaaatattgaaaatcaAG CTGGAAGCCTCCAgacaagcaggagcagcagctcTGAGAAACATGGCCCACAGGTTATTTGAAATCTACCAGACACAGTCTGAAGAAGTTAGAAAGAACCATGAGGCTGGTAAACACTTACTGGAG GTTAACAAACTTGAAAAGGAACAGCAATTGAAACAACATGTTGAAAATCTGAATCAAATTGCTGAAAAGCTTGAAGAAAAACATAAGCAAATCACAGAGCTGGAGAACCTTGTAGAGAGGATGGAAAAG gaaaagaaaacactgctAGAAAAAAAACTGTCTTTGGAAAACAAGCTGCTGCAACTGAAATCCAATGCTACGTATGCTAAAAG TTGCCACAATCTtcaaatggagatttcccttcTCCAGGAGCAGATCTCGCATCTGCAGTTCGTGATTCATTCCCAACATCAGAACCTGCGCGGTGTCATCCAGGAG AtggaaggattaaaaaataacttaaaagaacaagataagagAATTGAAAACCTGAAGGAAAAAGTTAACATCCTTGAAGCCCAG AATAAAGAACTAAAAACCAAAGTGGCCCTTTGGTCTGAAACGCCTAGGACAACTGTATCTAAGTCTGTCTCTACAAG CGAATTGGAGACTGTCGACATGACGCCCTATGTGATGTTGATTAAGCTCCGGAAATGA